A single Oscillospiraceae bacterium DNA region contains:
- a CDS encoding TrpB-like pyridoxal phosphate-dependent enzyme → MLDKNNVVKIMLEDAHLPKYWYNVVADMPNKPEPYYNPQTFNPLSPADMQVIFPDELIAQEVSSERFIEIPKPVRELYKSFRPSPLYRARQLEKQLDTPARIYYKYEGGNATGSHKLNTALAQVFFNKEAGIRRIATETGAGQWGCAVAMATQHFGLECCVYMVKVSYQQKPYRKSLMQTFGAKINASPSALTNTGRAILAANPDSTGSLGIAISEAVEDAATNTDTNYALGSVLNHVCLHQTVIGQESKLQLEMVDEYPDIIFACCGGGSNFAGMTFPFVPDKLSGKNIRLVAVEPTACPTLTKGVYAFDYGDTAKMAPIAKMYTLGHNFMPEGIHAGGLRYHGDSALVSKLYHDGIIEAKSYPQSKVFDAAVQFARAEGIVPAPESAHAIRAAIDHANECKQSGKDEVILISLSGNGYFDMTAYDTYFSGNMQDFEYSGTAVENALDELPCVNV, encoded by the coding sequence ATGTTAGACAAAAACAACGTCGTAAAAATTATGTTAGAGGACGCTCATCTCCCGAAGTACTGGTACAACGTCGTGGCCGATATGCCGAACAAGCCCGAGCCATATTATAATCCGCAAACATTCAATCCTCTTAGCCCAGCAGATATGCAAGTCATTTTCCCCGATGAATTGATTGCACAAGAGGTTTCATCCGAACGATTCATCGAGATCCCTAAGCCTGTTCGCGAGCTTTACAAGTCTTTCCGCCCCAGCCCACTCTACCGGGCTCGGCAACTCGAAAAGCAACTTGACACCCCGGCGCGTATTTATTACAAATACGAGGGCGGCAACGCCACGGGCAGCCATAAGCTCAACACGGCATTGGCGCAAGTATTTTTCAACAAAGAGGCCGGCATTCGGCGCATCGCCACCGAAACAGGTGCTGGGCAATGGGGCTGCGCCGTGGCAATGGCAACGCAGCACTTCGGCCTGGAATGCTGTGTTTACATGGTCAAAGTCAGCTATCAGCAAAAACCATATCGAAAATCACTCATGCAAACTTTTGGCGCTAAAATCAACGCCAGCCCGTCGGCTCTGACAAACACGGGACGCGCCATTCTCGCGGCAAATCCAGACAGCACGGGCAGCCTCGGCATCGCCATCAGCGAAGCCGTTGAGGATGCGGCGACAAACACCGATACCAACTACGCGCTGGGCAGTGTGCTAAATCATGTCTGCCTACATCAGACAGTCATTGGCCAAGAGAGCAAACTACAGCTCGAAATGGTCGACGAATACCCCGATATCATTTTCGCCTGCTGCGGCGGCGGCAGCAATTTTGCCGGCATGACTTTTCCCTTTGTACCCGATAAACTCAGCGGCAAAAACATTCGACTTGTCGCTGTTGAACCAACCGCCTGCCCAACATTGACCAAAGGTGTCTACGCCTTTGACTATGGCGACACCGCCAAAATGGCGCCCATCGCCAAAATGTATACGCTGGGCCACAACTTCATGCCGGAGGGCATTCATGCCGGCGGCCTGCGTTATCACGGCGATTCAGCATTAGTGTCCAAGCTATACCATGACGGCATTATTGAGGCAAAATCCTATCCACAAAGCAAGGTGTTTGATGCAGCGGTGCAATTTGCGAGAGCCGAGGGCATCGTGCCCGCCCCCGAGAGCGCGCACGCCATCCGTGCTGCCATCGACCACGCCAACGAATGTAAGCAAAGCGGCAAAGATGAAGTCATTCTTATCTCACTCAGTGGCAACGGCTACTTTGACATGACAGCGTATGACACCTATTTCAGCGGCAATATGCAAGATTTTGAGTATAGCGGCACAGCTGTTGAAAATGCACTGGACGAATTGCCCTGCGTGAATGTCTAA
- a CDS encoding metal-dependent transcriptional regulator: MKKPPESVENYLEAILVLQKRNGSVRSIDIAREMGFSKPSISVAMKNLRASDYIVMQDGQITLTESGYVIARRVYDRHMLLTEWLIALGVDEQTADEDACKMEHGLSEESFVAIQRHIEITKKTLE, translated from the coding sequence GTGAAAAAGCCGCCGGAATCGGTTGAAAATTATTTGGAGGCGATTTTAGTTTTGCAGAAACGAAATGGCTCGGTGCGATCGATTGATATTGCGCGTGAAATGGGTTTTTCTAAGCCGAGTATTAGTGTTGCCATGAAAAACTTGCGGGCAAGCGACTATATTGTTATGCAAGACGGGCAGATTACGTTGACCGAGAGCGGGTATGTGATTGCTCGGCGGGTGTACGATCGGCATATGCTGTTGACCGAGTGGTTGATAGCACTGGGTGTAGACGAGCAAACGGCGGATGAAGATGCTTGTAAGATGGAGCATGGGCTGAGTGAGGAGAGTTTTGTGGCAATTCAGCGGCATATTGAGATAACAAAAAAAACGCTCGAATGA